The proteins below come from a single uncultured Fibrobacter sp. genomic window:
- a CDS encoding ubiquinone/menaquinone biosynthesis methyltransferase, which yields MKSPVRKMFDEIANRYDFLNHTLSCFQDILWRRSCCRELKRVQPGKRLLDLCGGTGDFAVTFEKFNGKPDVAVLGDFSFGMLKGAAGKTMTAIPVQLDAMKMPFGDASFDVVLNGFGMRNLPDAEGGLRESARVLCGGGYLQVLEFFSPRNAFNKFFYKRLAPLFIPVLGAFFSKREAYEYLVNSVLRFLPVADFVKLAESNGFELVHVKPCFFGVAYRVLLRRRT from the coding sequence ATGAAAAGCCCCGTGCGCAAGATGTTCGACGAGATTGCCAACCGCTATGACTTTCTGAATCATACGTTGAGTTGCTTTCAGGATATCTTGTGGCGCCGCAGTTGCTGCCGTGAGTTGAAACGTGTGCAGCCGGGGAAACGCCTGCTGGACCTTTGCGGAGGCACGGGCGACTTTGCGGTGACTTTCGAAAAGTTCAACGGGAAGCCCGATGTCGCTGTCTTGGGCGATTTCTCTTTTGGAATGCTGAAGGGAGCCGCGGGTAAGACCATGACGGCTATCCCGGTGCAGCTGGATGCAATGAAGATGCCCTTTGGCGATGCGTCGTTTGATGTGGTGCTGAATGGATTTGGAATGCGCAATCTGCCCGATGCCGAGGGCGGCCTGCGAGAATCGGCGCGAGTGCTTTGCGGTGGAGGTTACCTGCAGGTGCTCGAATTCTTTTCGCCCCGGAACGCATTCAACAAGTTTTTCTACAAGAGGCTGGCTCCGCTCTTTATTCCGGTGCTGGGGGCTTTTTTTAGCAAGCGGGAGGCGTACGAATACCTGGTGAATTCGGTGCTCCGTTTCTTGCCGGTTGCCGATTTTGTCAAGTTGGCGGAATCGAACGGCTTTGAACTGGTGCATGTGAAGCCTTGCTTTTTCGGGGTTGCGTACCGCGTTTTACTGAGGAGACGAACATGA
- a CDS encoding CotH kinase family protein encodes MYIFNMKNGFALMACLSLVFAGLIACSDDSSSKGSDEPDLPDVRVDTIYETDSAGNTVVRVDTLEPTLDTVRHIDPETGDTVYKVDTVYVPADTTLTWVGNSALVITEISPVNLDWLDENGDDPGWIEIYNAGDSSANLKGYSLVENLEKPRKWVFGDIPIAAKAFVVVFCDKNNVAVIEGNSGDASLHNRPHTNWKLNKDGGSVYLIDRSYGIRDSIHYPEIGSGMSWGIVDGGEWKYFEKPTPEQPNTASTAYEGVAPKFNFSGNQGGFYNDKVVLNAPTDLPEGMKVRCTQDGSAPTESSPEFNSELVIDHTMVLRCAAFKQGLLTKDVVTNTYFIGETVNMPVVAVTVDPSFFVKYYKKTNGGVPDMDHDQMYAPNESYPNDSGEMAAHVEYFENGSKSTDKAWEAEAGISLMGGWSRMERKKSLAVVMREEYGGTWLHYPLFETRKGVNDKYKGFNLRNNGNRFVSDYFTDAVGGAILEGSGVDYQRSRQVVVFYNGTYYGIHDMRERFNKNFVETNYGIDASSVTFIKHLGKEIEASNGSIDEYVAMLEFAAANDFSTNDEAYAYMASQMDMGNFARYMLAEMYAHNGDWPNNNVRVWKAPESPLWKFMIYDLDHGFNWKSDWAVAGFSSSMNMFDWVKQGGRTSGNCYTSNEKAFKDGKEHCFHVLFTRLIKSPKFKSLFLNNAAVMLDSYLNASNIEKQRAFLAGMLNADDVARDMKVEAYKDRRMSYGEFDPYGERLTSWAKSRDSEFLTEIQSEFGVSNLVSVNISANGKGSILMDGASLPNGSYKGKLFAGNTVELMAVQDAGAVFGGWAGCEPVSGAPEKCIVTVAEGVSVTATFN; translated from the coding sequence GTGTACATATTCAACATGAAAAACGGCTTTGCCCTGATGGCATGCCTGAGTTTGGTTTTCGCCGGTTTAATTGCCTGCTCCGACGATTCTTCTTCCAAGGGTTCCGATGAGCCGGATTTGCCTGATGTCAGGGTCGACACCATATATGAAACCGATTCGGCTGGCAACACGGTCGTAAGGGTGGATACCCTCGAACCGACGCTTGACACGGTCAGACACATTGACCCCGAGACTGGCGATACGGTGTACAAGGTCGATACGGTTTATGTTCCTGCCGATACGACGCTTACCTGGGTTGGAAATTCCGCCTTGGTCATTACCGAAATTTCGCCGGTGAATCTCGACTGGCTTGATGAAAATGGTGACGATCCGGGTTGGATTGAAATTTACAATGCCGGTGACTCGTCCGCGAACTTGAAGGGCTATTCTCTTGTCGAAAATCTGGAAAAACCGCGCAAGTGGGTCTTTGGCGATATCCCAATAGCCGCTAAAGCGTTTGTAGTCGTGTTCTGCGATAAGAACAATGTGGCGGTCATTGAAGGTAATTCTGGTGATGCCTCGCTGCATAATCGCCCGCACACCAATTGGAAACTGAATAAGGACGGTGGCTCCGTTTACTTGATCGACAGGTCTTATGGAATCCGTGATTCGATTCATTACCCGGAAATCGGTTCGGGAATGAGCTGGGGCATTGTGGATGGCGGCGAGTGGAAGTACTTTGAAAAGCCGACTCCGGAGCAGCCGAATACGGCAAGTACGGCATACGAAGGCGTTGCCCCCAAGTTTAACTTTAGCGGAAACCAGGGCGGTTTCTACAATGACAAGGTAGTCTTGAATGCCCCGACTGACCTTCCGGAAGGAATGAAGGTGCGCTGCACCCAGGATGGATCCGCTCCGACCGAAAGCTCTCCCGAGTTCAATAGCGAACTGGTTATTGACCATACGATGGTTTTGCGTTGTGCCGCGTTCAAGCAGGGCCTCTTGACCAAGGATGTGGTGACGAATACGTACTTTATCGGCGAGACGGTGAATATGCCTGTGGTGGCAGTGACCGTGGACCCGAGCTTCTTTGTGAAGTATTATAAGAAGACGAATGGTGGTGTACCTGATATGGATCATGACCAGATGTACGCTCCGAATGAATCTTATCCGAACGACTCGGGCGAAATGGCTGCCCATGTGGAATATTTTGAAAACGGTTCCAAGAGTACGGACAAGGCCTGGGAAGCCGAGGCTGGTATTTCCTTGATGGGTGGCTGGAGCCGTATGGAACGCAAGAAGTCTCTTGCCGTCGTGATGCGCGAGGAGTATGGCGGAACCTGGTTGCATTATCCTTTGTTCGAAACCCGCAAGGGTGTGAATGACAAGTACAAGGGCTTTAACCTTCGCAACAATGGTAACCGCTTTGTGAGCGACTATTTTACTGATGCCGTGGGTGGCGCCATTCTTGAAGGAAGCGGTGTGGATTACCAGCGTAGCCGTCAGGTGGTGGTGTTCTACAACGGAACCTACTACGGTATTCACGATATGCGCGAACGTTTCAACAAGAACTTTGTAGAAACGAATTACGGAATCGATGCCTCTTCGGTTACGTTCATTAAGCACCTGGGTAAAGAAATTGAGGCGAGCAACGGTTCTATTGACGAATATGTTGCCATGCTGGAATTTGCCGCAGCAAATGATTTTAGTACAAATGACGAAGCGTACGCCTATATGGCATCGCAGATGGATATGGGTAACTTTGCTCGCTACATGCTTGCCGAAATGTATGCTCATAACGGCGACTGGCCGAACAACAACGTGCGTGTCTGGAAGGCTCCGGAATCGCCGCTTTGGAAGTTCATGATCTATGACCTTGACCATGGTTTTAACTGGAAGTCGGATTGGGCTGTGGCCGGATTTAGCTCGTCTATGAATATGTTTGATTGGGTTAAGCAAGGTGGGCGTACTTCCGGTAATTGCTACACGAGTAATGAAAAGGCGTTTAAGGATGGTAAGGAACATTGCTTCCATGTCCTTTTTACTCGCTTGATCAAGAGTCCCAAGTTCAAGAGCCTGTTCCTCAACAATGCCGCCGTGATGCTTGACTCTTACCTGAATGCCTCGAATATTGAGAAGCAAAGAGCGTTCCTTGCTGGCATGCTCAATGCGGATGATGTTGCAAGGGATATGAAGGTGGAGGCTTATAAGGATCGGAGAATGTCGTATGGCGAGTTTGATCCGTATGGTGAAAGGCTTACCTCTTGGGCAAAAAGCCGTGATTCCGAGTTCCTTACTGAAATCCAGAGCGAATTTGGCGTGAGCAACCTTGTTTCTGTCAACATTTCTGCAAATGGCAAGGGTTCTATCCTTATGGATGGCGCAAGCCTTCCGAACGGAAGTTATAAGGGCAAGCTCTTTGCTGGAAATACGGTGGAATTGATGGCTGTGCAGGATGCCGGTGCCGTATTTGGTGGCTGGGCGGGTTGCGAACCTGTGTCTGGTGCTCCGGAAAAGTGCATTGTAACGGTTGCTGAAGGTGTTTCTGTAACGGCAACGTTCAACTAA